Genomic segment of Aquila chrysaetos chrysaetos chromosome 16, bAquChr1.4, whole genome shotgun sequence:
AGTTTATACTTGCCACTCCTCTGACCCCCAAATCCAAAGACTTTCTCTAGTAGCTAAAGCTCTAAGATGGGGGATGTATTTGTAGAAAGTatagtaacattttaaatgatccTGGGTCCCCTcttaataatggaaaaaaattagcttgGAATTGACTGTATTAAAGGACAGGTGAAAAGTTTAGGGTTAACTGTTTGGGTGAATAGTGATGATACGTGATCCACTCACCTTTTCACGaaggacaaaagcaaataatggaCTTTAGACTTAATAACTCTATCCTCTCTCTGGAAGAAATCTCCCTTGTGGCCTCGATGGTGGGCCTGGGTAAATCGAAAAGAAGATACCTGGCAATTGCCAAGTCTTAGAACGAAAATAAGATGGgtattaaaatctgtatttttacccCAGTTAACAACTCTTCAAAATAAGATGACTCTTGACACCTTTCATTCCATAAACGAAGcgcctgcttcttaacttccCATGGGTGCtcaggagttttattccggatttcggtaCCACAGCTGCGGGCCGGGACTGGAGGAGCCCCAGGTGCGGGCAGTGAGGCTGATGGCGACGGCCCCTCCCTGGAaagggggggggctgccgggggaggGGCCGGTGGGAGCCCAGGCAGGAGCGGAGCAGTGGCCGGGCTGCGGCTGCCCCTCGGGAGAAggtgagcggggccgggcgcccCTCGGACCGCGAACGTCCCAGGCGGGGGTGGCCCGGTGGAGGTGGGGGCCGCCCGTGccgaggccggggggggggggggctgggagcaCGTCggccg
This window contains:
- the LOC115351628 gene encoding E3 ubiquitin-protein ligase ZNF598-like, producing the protein PRHGARAPPPRPTCSQPPPPPASARAAPTSTGPPPPGTFAVRGAPGPAHLLPRGSRSPATAPLLPGLPPAPPPAAPPLSREGPSPSASLPAPGAPPVPARSCGTEIRNKTPEHPWEVKKQALRLWNERLGNCQVSSFRFTQAHHRGHKGDFFQREDRVIKSKVHYLLLSFVKRFCFLDLPGTSQSRRLELQRYTLTGIIFGFRERCEELCESRVTVLPENTSVPAGVRSTLDLVQSHSQGPIWVAKTVTEIQNKTP